In one window of Chloroflexota bacterium DNA:
- a CDS encoding RHS repeat-associated core domain-containing protein, producing MTSRRENNVTWTQAFDFENRLTSAGNGTQTWSFVYNGDGNRVKQVAANGDVTAYVGGLYEVTYTSGGTLKNTKLYYAFGAQVVAMRDNGTLYYLHGDNLGSASLTTNASGAVVSQNRFYPFGATRFTQGTRPTDVDFIGQRLDGTGLHFYNARYYSSGLGRFVQADTMAPGAGSQVYNRYAYALSNPIRYTDPSGFCSESDGKWDSVLDCTIDDFDAMPWDQRGRWTLEFSAQTGVDKFKNIIGIIAYFRDDPVFTNSDWAKLSDAGVLFVIMDGYNRFTGNGSSCSVGGKMCGDSSGLWRDFFLAESNDQADAYEKWGRAEQSGVNYGTTIAQSLRDQAGMREQIQIDTFVGFGNAYRSLIGSGAGRQVNWAWFESFGSGGILDPGTPQSGGFVYGWSQIVVSPVSLVIYMDVLNRENNNWPGTWGAR from the coding sequence ATGACCTCGCGCCGTGAGAACAACGTCACCTGGACGCAGGCCTTCGACTTCGAGAATCGCCTGACCTCAGCCGGCAACGGCACCCAAACATGGAGCTTTGTCTACAATGGCGACGGCAACCGGGTGAAACAGGTTGCGGCCAACGGCGATGTGACCGCTTACGTGGGCGGCCTCTATGAGGTCACCTACACCAGCGGCGGCACGCTGAAGAACACCAAGCTATACTATGCCTTCGGGGCACAAGTGGTTGCCATGCGCGACAATGGCACGCTCTACTACCTGCACGGCGATAACTTAGGAAGCGCCAGCCTGACGACGAATGCCAGCGGCGCGGTCGTCTCGCAAAACCGCTTCTATCCTTTTGGCGCAACTCGCTTCACGCAAGGCACACGCCCGACGGACGTGGACTTCATCGGCCAGCGGCTGGATGGAACGGGACTGCACTTTTACAATGCGCGATATTACTCGAGCGGGTTGGGGAGGTTTGTGCAGGCGGATACGATGGCACCGGGAGCGGGGTCGCAGGTGTATAACCGTTATGCTTATGCTCTGTCCAACCCTATACGATATACCGATCCAAGCGGATTCTGCTCCGAGTCGGATGGCAAGTGGGATAGTGTCCTTGATTGCACAATTGACGATTTTGACGCAATGCCATGGGATCAGCGTGGCAGGTGGACGCTCGAATTTTCCGCGCAGACTGGAGTGGATAAATTCAAGAACATCATTGGCATAATTGCTTACTTCAGAGACGATCCTGTTTTCACCAATAGTGATTGGGCGAAGCTTTCAGATGCTGGTGTCTTGTTTGTCATTATGGATGGATATAACAGATTCACAGGTAACGGCTCTTCTTGCTCGGTTGGAGGAAAAATGTGTGGAGATTCTTCAGGCCTTTGGCGCGATTTCTTCTTGGCTGAAAGTAATGATCAGGCCGATGCCTATGAGAAGTGGGGTAGAGCCGAGCAGAGTGGCGTAAACTACGGTACAACCATTGCCCAATCATTACGTGATCAGGCTGGTATGCGGGAGCAAATACAGATCGACACGTTTGTTGGATTTGGCAACGCATATCGATCCTTAATTGGGTCTGGCGCTGGTCGTCAAGTCAATTGGGCATGGTTCGAATCGTTCGGGAGTGGCGGGATATTAGATCCTGGGACACCTCAATCAGGCGGCTTTGTATATGGATGGAGCCAGATTGTTGTTTCGCCTGTATCCCTGGTTATTTATATGGATGTACTCAATCGTGAAAACAATAATTGGCCGGGAACATGGGGAGCAAGATGA